A part of Micromonospora chersina genomic DNA contains:
- a CDS encoding sulfurtransferase, with the protein MSRDTALVSAEWAEKNIDAPGVVFVEVDEDTSAYDTGHIAGAVKLDWRTDLQDPVRRDFVNQAQFSELLSARGIGNDDTVILYGGNNNWFAAYAYWYFKLYGHRDVKLLDGGRKKWELDARPLVTDTVERPATQYVAQAPDTSIRAFRDEVVDAIGTKNLVDVRSPDEYAGRLLAPAHLPQEQAQRAGHVPTAISVPWSKAANEDGTFKSDDELRKIYADAGLDDSRETIAYCRIGERSSHTWFVLQELLGHRNVKNYDGSWTEYGSLVGVPVALGDEPGEA; encoded by the coding sequence ATGAGTCGCGACACCGCACTCGTCTCGGCCGAGTGGGCCGAGAAGAACATCGACGCCCCGGGCGTCGTCTTCGTCGAGGTCGACGAGGACACCTCGGCCTACGACACCGGCCACATCGCCGGCGCCGTCAAGCTCGACTGGCGCACCGACCTCCAGGACCCGGTGCGCCGGGACTTCGTCAACCAGGCCCAGTTCTCCGAGCTGCTCTCGGCGCGGGGCATCGGCAACGACGACACCGTGATCCTCTACGGCGGCAACAACAACTGGTTCGCCGCGTACGCGTACTGGTACTTCAAGCTCTACGGCCACCGTGACGTGAAGCTGCTCGACGGCGGCCGCAAGAAGTGGGAGCTGGACGCCCGCCCGCTGGTCACCGACACGGTGGAGCGCCCCGCCACGCAGTACGTCGCGCAGGCGCCGGACACCTCGATCCGCGCCTTCCGCGACGAGGTGGTCGACGCGATCGGCACCAAGAACCTCGTCGACGTGCGCAGCCCCGACGAGTACGCCGGCCGGCTGCTCGCCCCGGCCCACCTCCCGCAGGAGCAGGCCCAGCGCGCCGGCCACGTGCCGACCGCGATCAGCGTCCCGTGGTCCAAGGCGGCCAACGAGGACGGCACCTTCAAGTCCGACGACGAGCTGCGCAAGATCTACGCCGACGCCGGGCTGGACGACAGCCGCGAGACCATCGCCTACTGCCGGATCGGCGAGCGCTCCTCGCACACCTGGTTCGTGCTTCAGGAGCTGCTCGGCCACCGCAACGTGAAGAACTACGACGGTTCCTGGACCGAGTACGGCTCGCTGGTCGGCGTGCCGGTCGCGCTCGGCGACGAGCCCGGGGAGGCGTGA
- the pstS gene encoding phosphate ABC transporter substrate-binding protein PstS — protein sequence MKLQRHGAIACLALTAVLGLSACGSDNNESTSTSASGSAAAVDCGKGTLNAQGSSAQKNAMAEWIKAYQQKCAGTTINYEPTGSGAGIQAFIAGTADFAGSDSALKPEEQPQADAKCSGGQALNLPMVIGPVAVVYNVTGADNLQFTPATLAKIFAGKVTKWDDPAIKADNPDAKLPSTAIQAVHRSDESGTTDNFTKYLSKTAASDWTFGNAKAWKAPGGVGAAKSDGVASKVKSTDGTISYVEWSYAENGGLKKAKVKNGAGEFAELTAESAGKTIAGAKFEGQGNDLKMSIDYNTTEAGAYPIVLATYEIVCSKGLAADKLPLVKGLLGHAASAEGQQDLVELGYAPLPETVRAKVETAVKSLS from the coding sequence GTGAAGCTCCAGCGGCACGGCGCCATTGCCTGCCTCGCTCTTACCGCGGTGCTCGGTCTCAGCGCCTGCGGCTCGGACAACAACGAGTCGACCAGCACGTCCGCCTCCGGCTCGGCCGCCGCGGTCGACTGCGGCAAGGGCACGCTGAACGCGCAGGGTTCCTCCGCCCAGAAGAACGCCATGGCCGAGTGGATCAAGGCGTACCAGCAGAAGTGCGCCGGCACCACGATCAACTACGAGCCCACCGGCTCGGGCGCCGGCATCCAGGCCTTCATCGCCGGCACCGCCGACTTCGCCGGCTCCGACTCCGCGCTCAAGCCGGAGGAGCAGCCGCAGGCGGACGCCAAGTGCAGCGGCGGCCAGGCCCTCAACCTGCCGATGGTGATCGGCCCGGTCGCCGTCGTCTACAACGTCACCGGCGCGGACAACCTCCAGTTCACCCCGGCCACCCTGGCGAAGATCTTCGCCGGCAAGGTGACCAAGTGGGACGACCCGGCCATCAAGGCCGACAACCCGGACGCCAAGCTGCCGTCGACCGCGATCCAGGCGGTGCACCGCTCCGACGAGTCGGGCACCACCGACAACTTCACCAAGTACCTGTCGAAGACCGCCGCCTCCGACTGGACCTTCGGCAACGCCAAGGCGTGGAAGGCCCCGGGCGGCGTCGGCGCCGCCAAGTCCGACGGCGTGGCCAGCAAGGTCAAGAGCACCGACGGCACCATCAGCTACGTCGAGTGGTCGTACGCCGAGAACGGCGGCCTGAAGAAGGCCAAGGTCAAGAACGGCGCCGGTGAGTTCGCCGAGCTGACCGCCGAGTCGGCCGGCAAGACCATCGCCGGGGCCAAGTTCGAGGGCCAGGGCAACGACCTCAAGATGTCGATCGACTACAACACCACGGAGGCCGGGGCGTACCCGATCGTCCTGGCGACCTACGAGATCGTCTGCAGCAAGGGCCTCGCGGCCGACAAGCTGCCGCTGGTCAAGGGCCTGCTGGGCCACGCCGCCAGCGCCGAGGGCCAGCAGGACCTGGTCGAGCTGGGCTACGCCCCGCTGCCCGAGACCGTCCGCGCCAAGGTCGAGACCGCGGTCAAGAGCCTCTCCTGA
- a CDS encoding DUF1416 domain-containing protein: MTAPTAAGCAAPDQAAPLPASLDLEKETVITGLVTAESGEVVPGAYVRLLDSTGEFTAEVVTSPAGQFRFFAAPGNWTLRALSRHGNGDTAVAAARGINEVTVTVSA, encoded by the coding sequence ATGACTGCTCCCACCGCCGCCGGCTGCGCCGCGCCGGACCAGGCCGCCCCCCTCCCGGCCAGCCTGGACCTCGAGAAGGAAACCGTCATCACCGGCCTGGTCACGGCCGAGTCCGGCGAGGTCGTGCCGGGCGCGTACGTCCGGCTGCTCGACTCGACGGGCGAGTTCACCGCCGAGGTGGTGACCTCCCCGGCCGGCCAGTTCCGGTTCTTCGCCGCGCCCGGCAACTGGACCCTGCGGGCGCTCTCCCGGCACGGCAACGGCGACACCGCTGTGGCCGCCGCCCGCGGGATCAACGAGGTGAC
- a CDS encoding polysaccharide deacetylase family protein: MSASTLRAAGMVTLVVAALLGSAYALGRSLVPDHPDRDTGVAASIHTPHYGDQPPSTEFPGPPGGGYGGPSPDASPSASDDARQPDDSEGPYGARTSTGSTRIALTFDDGPDPQWTPQVLALLKEYGVKATFCVVGENAESHPDLVRSIVADGHTLCNHSWNHDITLGKRSPVTIRDDLLRTNDAIRAAAPDARIAYFRQPGGAWTYPVVSVCEDLGMTPLHWAVDPTDWQVPGAAKITQTVLAETRPGSIVLMHDAGGDRSGTVEALQSLLPELMHRFQLEALPTGTT; encoded by the coding sequence ATGTCGGCGTCGACGCTGCGGGCGGCGGGGATGGTGACGCTTGTGGTGGCCGCGCTGCTCGGTTCCGCGTACGCGCTCGGGCGCAGCCTGGTGCCCGACCACCCGGACCGGGACACCGGTGTGGCCGCCAGCATCCACACCCCGCACTACGGCGACCAGCCGCCCAGCACCGAGTTCCCCGGCCCGCCGGGCGGCGGTTACGGCGGGCCGAGCCCCGACGCCAGCCCGAGCGCGTCGGACGACGCCCGCCAGCCCGACGACAGCGAGGGCCCGTACGGCGCGCGGACCTCCACCGGCTCGACCCGGATCGCGCTGACCTTCGACGACGGCCCCGACCCACAGTGGACACCGCAGGTGCTCGCCCTGCTCAAGGAGTACGGCGTGAAGGCCACCTTCTGTGTGGTGGGCGAGAACGCCGAGAGCCACCCGGACCTGGTGCGGTCGATCGTGGCCGACGGGCACACCCTCTGCAACCACTCGTGGAACCACGACATCACCCTGGGCAAGCGCTCGCCGGTCACGATCCGCGACGACCTCCTGCGCACCAACGACGCGATCCGGGCGGCGGCGCCGGACGCGCGGATCGCGTACTTCCGGCAGCCGGGCGGGGCGTGGACGTACCCGGTGGTCTCGGTCTGCGAGGACCTGGGCATGACACCGCTGCACTGGGCCGTGGACCCGACGGACTGGCAGGTGCCCGGAGCCGCCAAGATCACCCAGACGGTGCTGGCGGAGACCAGGCCCGGCTCGATCGTGCTCATGCACGACGCGGGCGGCGACCGCTCCGGCACGGTCGAGGCGTTGCAGAGCCTGCTCCCCGAACTGATGCACCGCTTCCAGCTGGAGGCGCTGCCCACCGGCACCACGTGA
- a CDS encoding DUF2993 domain-containing protein, translating into MAEAYPANEGRPRRRGRKVLVGFIVLLLVLAGLLVVADRVAAGVAERAIADQVKKEVAKQDAQSAAPQVEVGGFPFLTQVLAGKYERISIVLTDVQGNVQGDAVSVPRLDVDARDVKASLDTLRSGRGDVVAESVDGRGTVTYDSLAKLLDRPGLTLGERNGKLAVTAPVDILGAKLTVNGTADVSVANGKVALRFNDLTAEGLPNLPLAKTLLANYARGISVDVPLPELPFQLNVRKVEPRPEGLVVTADARNVPINSAG; encoded by the coding sequence GTGGCAGAGGCGTACCCGGCGAACGAGGGCCGGCCCCGACGGCGGGGCCGGAAGGTGCTTGTCGGTTTCATCGTCCTGCTGCTGGTCCTGGCCGGGCTCCTGGTCGTCGCCGACCGGGTGGCCGCCGGCGTCGCCGAGCGGGCCATCGCCGACCAGGTCAAGAAGGAGGTCGCCAAGCAGGACGCGCAGTCCGCGGCGCCCCAGGTCGAGGTGGGCGGCTTCCCGTTCCTCACCCAGGTGCTCGCCGGGAAGTACGAGCGCATCTCCATCGTGCTGACCGACGTGCAGGGCAACGTGCAGGGCGACGCGGTGAGCGTGCCCCGGCTGGACGTGGACGCCCGCGACGTCAAGGCGTCGCTGGACACCCTCCGCTCCGGGCGGGGTGACGTGGTGGCCGAGAGCGTCGACGGCCGGGGCACCGTGACCTACGACAGCCTGGCCAAGCTGCTCGACCGGCCCGGGCTCACCCTCGGCGAGCGGAACGGCAAGCTCGCGGTCACCGCGCCGGTCGACATCCTCGGCGCCAAGCTCACCGTCAACGGCACCGCCGACGTGTCCGTCGCCAACGGCAAGGTGGCGCTGCGCTTCAACGACCTGACCGCCGAGGGCCTGCCCAACCTGCCGCTCGCGAAGACGCTGCTGGCCAACTACGCCAGGGGCATCTCGGTCGACGTGCCCCTCCCGGAGCTGCCGTTCCAGCTCAACGTGCGCAAGGTGGAGCCCAGGCCGGAGGGTCTGGTGGTCACCGCCGACGCGCGGAACGTGCCCATCAACTCGGCCGGCTGA
- the pstC gene encoding phosphate ABC transporter permease subunit PstC, which yields MGDTPHRSAHAGTGGTRVATSHERPAGASARVAEPSGIPGMPDNGLGGGGGLPRARAFGAERAFRGLTLAAGTTVLVVIAAIAIFLIAKAVPALRANSESFWTFEGWFPNDDPPKFGIGALAFGTVLTALLALLMAVPVALGIALYLSHYAPRRLGNGLGGLIDLLAAVPSVVFGLWGRDYFAQPVADLSAWLNRYFGWIPIFGEGPYGNSILLGSVVLAIMVLPIVTSLSREVFRQTPTANEEAALALGATRWEMVRTAVLPYGRPGVIAAVMLGLGRALGETIALALTLGSTYAISFNVLQSGGNSIAANIANRFAEANDTGRGALIASGLVLFAITLIVNITARAIIYRRREFTESAA from the coding sequence ATGGGTGACACCCCTCACCGCTCGGCGCACGCCGGCACCGGCGGGACCCGCGTGGCCACGAGCCACGAGCGGCCCGCCGGTGCCTCGGCGCGTGTGGCCGAGCCCTCCGGTATCCCGGGCATGCCCGACAACGGTCTCGGTGGCGGCGGCGGGCTGCCCCGGGCCCGGGCCTTCGGCGCGGAACGGGCGTTCCGTGGCCTGACCCTGGCCGCCGGCACCACCGTCCTGGTGGTCATCGCGGCCATCGCGATCTTCCTGATCGCCAAGGCCGTGCCGGCCCTGCGGGCCAACAGCGAGTCCTTCTGGACCTTCGAGGGCTGGTTCCCGAACGACGACCCGCCGAAGTTCGGCATCGGCGCGCTCGCCTTCGGCACCGTGCTCACCGCGCTGCTCGCCCTGCTCATGGCGGTGCCGGTGGCGCTGGGCATCGCCCTCTACCTGTCGCACTACGCCCCGCGCCGGCTGGGCAACGGCCTGGGCGGGCTGATCGACCTGCTGGCCGCCGTGCCCAGCGTGGTCTTCGGCCTCTGGGGCCGGGACTACTTCGCCCAGCCCGTCGCCGACCTGTCGGCCTGGCTGAACCGCTACTTCGGCTGGATCCCGATCTTCGGCGAGGGCCCGTACGGGAACTCGATCCTGCTCGGCTCGGTGGTGCTGGCGATCATGGTGCTGCCGATCGTCACCTCGCTCTCCCGCGAGGTGTTCCGGCAGACCCCGACCGCCAACGAGGAGGCCGCCCTCGCGCTGGGCGCCACCCGGTGGGAGATGGTCCGCACCGCAGTCCTGCCCTACGGCCGGCCGGGCGTGATCGCCGCCGTGATGCTCGGCCTCGGCCGGGCGCTCGGCGAGACCATCGCCCTGGCGCTGACCCTCGGCTCCACGTACGCCATCTCGTTCAACGTCCTCCAGAGCGGTGGCAACTCGATCGCCGCGAACATCGCGAACCGGTTCGCCGAGGCGAACGACACCGGCCGGGGCGCGCTGATCGCCTCCGGCCTGGTGCTCTTCGCGATCACGCTGATCGTCAACATCACCGCGCGGGCGATCATCTACCGCCGCCGCGAGTTCACGGAGTCAGCCGCATGA
- the pstB gene encoding phosphate ABC transporter ATP-binding protein PstB, with the protein MAKRIEATDVTAYYGGFKAIENISLTVEPKTVTALIGPSGCGKSTFLRSINRMHEVLPGARVEGSLTIDNQDIYDRDVDVTAVRRMIGMVFQRPNPFPTMSIFENVVAGLRLNGVRRKSILEEAAEKALRSANLWDEVKDRLGKPGAGLSGGQQQRLCIARTIAVEPQVVLMDEPCSALDPISTLAIEDLMFQLKDKFTIIIVTHNMQQAARVSDRTAFFSIEKTGDPGRLIEYDNTQKIFSNPSQKKTEDYITGRFG; encoded by the coding sequence ATGGCCAAGCGCATCGAAGCCACCGACGTCACCGCCTACTACGGCGGGTTCAAGGCGATCGAGAACATCAGCCTGACCGTCGAGCCCAAGACCGTCACCGCCCTCATCGGGCCGTCCGGCTGCGGCAAGTCCACCTTCCTGCGGTCGATCAACCGGATGCACGAGGTGCTCCCGGGCGCCCGGGTCGAGGGCAGCCTGACCATCGACAACCAGGACATCTACGACCGGGACGTGGACGTCACCGCGGTCCGCCGGATGATCGGCATGGTCTTCCAGCGGCCGAACCCGTTCCCCACCATGAGCATCTTCGAGAACGTGGTGGCCGGCCTGCGGCTCAACGGCGTGCGGCGCAAGTCGATCCTGGAGGAAGCGGCCGAGAAGGCGCTCCGCTCGGCGAACCTGTGGGACGAGGTGAAGGACCGGCTCGGCAAGCCCGGCGCCGGCCTCTCCGGTGGTCAGCAGCAGCGGCTCTGTATCGCCCGGACCATCGCGGTCGAGCCGCAGGTGGTGCTCATGGACGAGCCCTGCTCGGCGCTGGACCCGATCTCGACGCTGGCCATCGAGGACCTGATGTTCCAGCTCAAGGACAAGTTCACCATCATCATCGTGACGCACAACATGCAGCAGGCCGCCCGGGTGTCGGACCGGACCGCCTTCTTCTCGATCGAGAAGACCGGCGACCCGGGCCGGCTCATCGAGTACGACAACACCCAGAAGATCTTCAGCAACCCGAGCCAGAAGAAGACCGAGGACTACATCACCGGCCGCTTCGGCTGA
- a CDS encoding NUDIX hydrolase → MTIDGFAAPPALVEHARRFRAEGGVPAVPRVAATVLLLRPAGADFEVYLIRRVAAMAFGGMYAFPGGGVDRSDSQTHLDWAGPTPAAWGERLGLDPAAAQAVTCAAAREVFEEAGVLLAGPDGGTVVGDVSGDDWEAARQDLVARRTGFADLLAGRGLTLRSDLLLPWSRWITPEFEPRRFDTYFFVALLPEGQRTRDVSGEADHTLWLRPADALARAEAGELTMLPPTMVTLAQVAAAGDLAGVARAAADRDASTPVTPSLDLPEDGEPRFILS, encoded by the coding sequence ATGACGATCGACGGCTTCGCCGCACCCCCCGCCCTGGTGGAGCACGCCCGCCGGTTCCGCGCCGAGGGTGGTGTGCCGGCCGTGCCCCGGGTCGCCGCCACCGTGCTGCTGCTCCGCCCGGCCGGCGCCGACTTCGAGGTCTACCTGATCCGCCGGGTGGCCGCGATGGCCTTCGGTGGGATGTACGCCTTCCCCGGCGGCGGTGTGGACCGCTCCGACTCGCAGACCCACCTGGACTGGGCCGGCCCGACGCCGGCCGCGTGGGGCGAGCGGCTCGGCCTCGACCCGGCGGCCGCGCAGGCGGTGACCTGTGCCGCCGCGCGGGAGGTCTTCGAGGAGGCCGGTGTGCTGCTGGCCGGCCCCGACGGCGGGACCGTGGTGGGCGACGTGAGCGGGGACGACTGGGAGGCGGCCCGGCAGGATCTGGTGGCCCGGCGTACCGGCTTCGCCGACCTGCTGGCGGGGCGGGGCCTGACCCTCCGCTCCGACCTGCTGCTGCCGTGGAGCCGCTGGATCACCCCGGAGTTCGAGCCGCGCCGCTTCGACACGTACTTCTTCGTGGCCCTGCTGCCGGAGGGGCAGCGGACCCGGGACGTCTCCGGCGAGGCCGACCACACGCTGTGGCTGCGTCCGGCGGACGCCCTGGCCCGGGCGGAGGCCGGCGAGCTGACCATGCTCCCGCCCACGATGGTCACCCTGGCCCAGGTCGCGGCGGCCGGCGACCTGGCCGGCGTGGCCCGAGCGGCGGCGGACCGTGACGCGTCAACCCCGGTGACCCCGAGCCTGGACCTGCCCGAAGACGGCGAACCCCGCTTCATCCTGTCCTGA
- a CDS encoding Ms5788A family Cys-rich leader peptide has translation MGTLLTKRRAVDLCRVATCLCRPVI, from the coding sequence ATGGGGACGCTCCTCACCAAACGGCGCGCGGTCGACCTGTGCCGCGTGGCCACCTGCCTGTGTCGCCCCGTCATCTGA
- the mshD gene encoding mycothiol synthase produces the protein MSSTAPTADRVARADRLAPVEVAEVLALARVAGDADGADPLDEHVLLRLRDPEAPAVHLTARAADNTLTGYAHLDTTTPGDGIGVELVVHPAYRRRGTGRALARGVLAAASGPLRAWAHGDHPSAAALAVDLGFARARVLWQLRRPLTAALPEPTLPDGILLRAFRPGEDDDAWLAVNNAAFAQHPEQGRWTPADLRVRLAEPWFDPAGLLIAEDAATGRLLGFHWTKVHERPGSARIGEVYVLGVDPGAHRGGLGRALTTAGLAYLRDRRGLDRVMLYVDESNTAAVALYERLGFARWSAHVNYHLG, from the coding sequence ATGAGCAGCACCGCGCCGACCGCCGACCGTGTCGCCCGCGCCGACCGGCTGGCGCCGGTAGAGGTCGCCGAGGTGCTGGCGCTGGCCCGCGTCGCCGGCGACGCGGACGGCGCCGACCCGCTCGACGAGCACGTGCTGCTCCGGCTGCGCGACCCGGAGGCGCCCGCCGTGCACCTCACGGCCCGGGCCGCCGACAACACCCTGACCGGGTACGCCCACCTCGACACCACGACGCCCGGGGACGGGATCGGGGTGGAGCTGGTGGTGCATCCGGCGTACCGGCGGCGGGGCACCGGGCGGGCCCTCGCGCGGGGCGTGCTGGCCGCCGCGTCCGGGCCGCTGCGCGCGTGGGCGCACGGCGACCACCCGTCCGCCGCCGCGCTCGCGGTCGACCTGGGCTTCGCCCGCGCCCGGGTGCTGTGGCAGTTGCGCCGCCCGCTGACCGCCGCGCTGCCCGAGCCCACGCTGCCCGACGGGATACTGCTGCGCGCGTTCCGTCCCGGTGAGGACGACGACGCCTGGCTCGCGGTCAACAACGCCGCCTTCGCCCAGCACCCCGAGCAGGGCCGGTGGACCCCCGCCGACCTGCGCGTACGCCTCGCCGAGCCGTGGTTCGACCCGGCCGGCTTGCTGATCGCCGAGGACGCGGCCACCGGCCGCCTGCTCGGCTTCCACTGGACCAAGGTGCACGAGCGCCCGGGCTCGGCCCGGATCGGCGAGGTCTACGTGCTCGGCGTGGACCCGGGCGCACACCGTGGTGGCCTCGGCCGCGCGCTCACCACCGCCGGCCTGGCCTATTTGCGGGACCGGCGCGGGCTCGACCGGGTGATGCTCTACGTGGACGAGTCGAACACGGCCGCGGTGGCCCTTTACGAGCGGCTCGGCTTCGCCCGCTGGTCCGCCCACGTGAACTACCACCTCGGCTGA
- a CDS encoding winged helix-turn-helix transcriptional regulator translates to MELLLLVTARAGEPSAVLPALDLLPHSVRTAPRDVRTLVSGPTPDAVLVDARAELSEARATCRMLHATGLGVPLVAVVTEAGLIALNADWGVDDVILAGAGPAEVEARLRLAVGRLSNATAGAGGSIRAGELTIDPDTYAAKLKGRPLDLTYKEFELLKFLAQHPGRVFTRDQLLREVWGYDYFGGTRTVDVHVRRLRAKLGSEYESMIGTVRQVGYKFVVPPSRSLPESEPAPLPV, encoded by the coding sequence GTGGAGCTCCTGCTGCTGGTGACCGCACGCGCAGGTGAGCCATCGGCCGTGCTGCCGGCACTCGACCTGCTGCCGCACTCGGTCCGCACCGCGCCGCGTGACGTGCGCACGCTGGTCTCCGGCCCGACCCCGGACGCCGTCCTGGTGGACGCCCGCGCCGAGCTGAGCGAGGCCCGCGCAACCTGCCGGATGCTGCACGCCACCGGGCTGGGCGTCCCGCTCGTCGCGGTCGTCACCGAGGCCGGGCTGATCGCGCTGAACGCCGACTGGGGCGTGGACGACGTGATCCTGGCCGGCGCGGGTCCGGCGGAGGTGGAGGCCCGGCTGCGGCTCGCGGTCGGCCGGCTGAGCAACGCCACGGCGGGTGCCGGCGGCTCGATCCGGGCCGGCGAGCTGACCATCGACCCGGACACCTACGCGGCCAAGCTGAAGGGTCGCCCGCTCGACCTCACCTACAAGGAGTTCGAGCTGCTCAAGTTCCTCGCCCAGCACCCGGGCCGGGTGTTCACCCGGGACCAGTTGCTGCGCGAGGTCTGGGGCTACGACTACTTCGGCGGCACCCGCACCGTCGACGTGCACGTCCGGCGGCTGCGCGCCAAGCTCGGCTCCGAGTACGAGTCGATGATCGGCACGGTGCGCCAGGTGGGCTACAAGTTCGTCGTGCCGCCGTCGCGGTCGCTGCCGGAGTCGGAGCCCGCCCCGCTGCCGGTCTGA
- the pstA gene encoding phosphate ABC transporter permease PstA, translated as MTATVTSHRPQPPAQPVSLRARRLPAYAAPAIAVVALLASAGIVYGAGIGGPVLVVVVGALLYLAGLYAAANAVEGRRAARNRTWSALIHSAFVLAVLPLASVVWTLVSKGAERLDGNFFGTSMNNIGARDANGGAYHAIVGTLEQVGIATLITVPLGVLCAIYVVEYGRGRFAFTIRFFVDVMTGIPSIVTGLFVLAFWVLIVSPWFNDGRPGFSGFAAALALSVLMLPTVVRSTEEMLRLVPAPLREGAYALGVPKWKTILRVVLPTALPGIVTGIMLAIARAAGETAPVLLVAGGGAAINFNPFENNQSSLALFVYQQAGEASKYSPARAWTAALTLVALVLILTVAAKLLARRNRLGR; from the coding sequence ATGACCGCCACCGTCACCTCCCACCGCCCGCAGCCACCGGCCCAGCCGGTCTCGCTGCGGGCCCGGCGGCTTCCGGCGTACGCCGCGCCCGCCATCGCCGTCGTGGCCCTGCTGGCCTCGGCGGGCATCGTGTACGGCGCCGGCATCGGCGGCCCGGTCCTGGTCGTGGTCGTCGGCGCGCTGCTCTACCTGGCCGGCCTCTACGCCGCCGCGAACGCGGTGGAGGGCCGCCGGGCCGCCCGCAACCGGACCTGGAGCGCGCTGATCCACTCCGCCTTCGTGCTGGCGGTGCTGCCGCTCGCCTCGGTGGTCTGGACCCTGGTCAGCAAGGGCGCCGAGCGGCTCGACGGCAACTTCTTCGGCACCTCGATGAACAACATCGGGGCCCGGGACGCCAACGGCGGCGCGTACCACGCCATCGTCGGCACCCTGGAGCAGGTCGGCATCGCCACGCTGATCACCGTCCCGCTCGGCGTGCTCTGCGCGATCTACGTGGTCGAGTACGGCCGGGGCCGGTTCGCCTTCACCATCCGCTTCTTCGTGGACGTGATGACCGGCATCCCGTCGATCGTCACGGGCCTGTTCGTGCTGGCCTTCTGGGTGCTGATCGTCTCGCCGTGGTTCAACGACGGCCGGCCGGGCTTCTCCGGCTTCGCCGCCGCGCTGGCGCTGAGCGTGCTCATGCTCCCGACCGTGGTCCGCTCCACCGAGGAGATGCTCCGCCTCGTGCCGGCTCCGCTGCGCGAGGGCGCGTACGCCCTCGGCGTGCCGAAGTGGAAGACCATCCTGCGGGTCGTGCTGCCGACCGCGCTGCCCGGCATCGTCACCGGCATCATGCTCGCCATCGCGCGGGCCGCCGGCGAGACCGCGCCGGTGCTGCTCGTGGCCGGCGGCGGCGCCGCGATCAACTTCAACCCGTTCGAGAACAACCAGTCGTCGCTGGCTCTCTTCGTCTACCAGCAGGCCGGCGAGGCCTCGAAGTACTCGCCGGCACGGGCGTGGACCGCGGCGCTGACCCTGGTCGCCCTCGTCCTCATCCTGACCGTCGCGGCGAAGTTGCTGGCCCGTCGCAACCGGCTCGGCCGATGA